A stretch of the Clostridium fungisolvens genome encodes the following:
- a CDS encoding nucleotidyltransferase family protein — protein MSLTELIVDEEITIREAIRRLDISAKKILLIVDGTKLKAVLTDGDIRRWILKNGDLQYPIKEIMNVTPIYLNVNDKVKAKELMKEHFIEAIPLVDEENNLQSIVFWNEENDEKLNFFTKLDTPVVIMAGGKGTRLYPYTKILPKPLIPIGETPIVERIINKFNDFGCSDFYLTVNYKKNMIKSYFNDLNKEYNVVFVEEDKPLGTGGSLYLLKDTLDKTFFVSNCDILVEANYSDILKFHKKKGNKITMVTSLKCFRVPYGVIHLNQDETVNKIEEKPEHTYLVNTGLYIMEPETLNDIPENQFYNLPDLYEYYMKKGEKVGVYPISEGSWMDMGQIDEMNEMMKKLGVD, from the coding sequence ATGAGCTTGACAGAATTAATAGTTGATGAAGAGATAACTATACGAGAAGCAATTAGAAGGTTAGATATAAGTGCTAAGAAAATACTGCTCATCGTTGATGGAACTAAGCTTAAAGCTGTACTAACTGATGGTGATATAAGAAGATGGATTTTAAAAAATGGCGACTTACAATATCCAATTAAGGAAATTATGAATGTAACTCCTATTTACTTAAATGTCAATGATAAGGTTAAAGCAAAGGAGTTAATGAAAGAGCATTTTATTGAAGCAATTCCACTAGTAGATGAGGAGAATAATCTACAATCGATTGTATTTTGGAATGAAGAAAATGATGAAAAACTCAATTTTTTTACTAAACTTGATACTCCTGTCGTAATTATGGCTGGTGGTAAGGGAACTAGATTATATCCTTATACAAAAATTTTACCTAAGCCACTTATACCAATTGGTGAAACACCTATAGTTGAAAGAATAATAAATAAATTTAATGATTTTGGTTGTAGTGATTTTTATCTTACTGTTAACTACAAGAAAAATATGATTAAATCATATTTTAATGATTTAAATAAAGAATATAACGTGGTTTTTGTTGAAGAAGACAAACCATTGGGTACTGGAGGAAGTCTTTATTTGCTAAAAGATACGTTAGATAAAACTTTTTTTGTTTCTAACTGTGACATTTTAGTTGAAGCTAATTATTCAGATATCCTAAAGTTCCATAAGAAAAAGGGAAATAAGATAACTATGGTAACTTCGTTAAAATGTTTTAGAGTTCCTTACGGAGTAATACATTTGAATCAGGATGAAACTGTAAATAAAATAGAAGAAAAGCCAGAACACACATATTTAGTAAATACAGGTTTGTACATAATGGAGCCAGAAACGTTAAACGATATACCTGAAAACCAATTTTATAATCTTCCAGACTTGTATGAATATTATATGAAAAAGGGAGAGAAGGTTGGAGTTTATCCTATTAGTGAGGGTTCATGGATGGATATGGGGCAAATTGATGAAATGAATGAAATGATGAAAAAGTTAGGTGTGGATTAA
- a CDS encoding flagellin N-terminal helical domain-containing protein, whose translation MIINHNINAMNAQRNMAINTGAAGKSMEKLSSGLRINRAGDDAAGLAISEKMRGQIRGLDQASRNAQDGISLIQTAEGALNETHSILQRMRELSVQASNDTNVSADRSQIQLEVSQLKNEINRISSQTEFNTKKLINGKASNVVFQVGANKNQTITLAIKTMNASALGVNNINVSKSAAAITPQIDTIQTAIDKVSSERAKLGSYQNRLEHTIANLDTSSENLQSAESRVRDVNMAKEMMNYSKNNILQQAAQAMLAQANQQPQGVLQLLR comes from the coding sequence ATGATAATCAATCACAATATTAATGCGATGAATGCGCAAAGAAACATGGCAATAAACACAGGTGCTGCAGGAAAATCAATGGAAAAATTAAGTTCAGGTTTAAGAATAAACAGAGCTGGAGATGACGCTGCAGGACTAGCAATATCAGAAAAGATGAGAGGTCAAATCAGAGGACTTGATCAAGCATCAAGAAATGCTCAAGATGGTATTTCATTAATTCAAACTGCAGAAGGTGCATTAAATGAAACTCACAGCATTCTTCAAAGAATGAGAGAATTAAGTGTACAAGCTAGTAACGATACAAACGTATCAGCAGACAGAAGCCAAATACAATTAGAAGTATCTCAATTAAAGAATGAAATAAACAGAATATCAAGCCAAACAGAATTCAATACTAAGAAGTTAATCAATGGAAAGGCTTCAAATGTAGTATTCCAAGTAGGAGCAAACAAAAACCAAACAATAACATTAGCTATAAAAACAATGAATGCTTCAGCATTAGGAGTTAATAATATCAATGTTTCTAAAAGTGCAGCTGCTATAACACCACAAATAGACACAATACAAACAGCAATTGATAAGGTATCAAGTGAAAGAGCTAAGTTAGGATCATACCAAAACAGATTAGAACACACAATAGCTAACTTAGATACATCATCAGAAAACTTACAATCAGCTGAAAGCAGAGTAAGAGACGTTAATATGGCTAAGGAAATGATGAACTACTCAAAGAACAACATACTTCAACAAGCTGCTCAGGCAATGCTTGCACAAGCTAACCAACAACCACAAGGAGTTCTTCAACTTCTAAGATAA
- the neuC gene encoding UDP-N-acetylglucosamine 2-epimerase yields MKKNICIITGSRAEYGLLKPIIALVDEDKELELRLVVTGMHLSYEFGLTYKEIEKDGFIIDEKIESVVSSDTSSGVSKSMGLTMIGFADYFARKKTDLVIVLGDRYEILAATCSALIANIPVAHIHGGETTEGSLDEAFRHSITKMSYLHFVSNEEYRKRVIQLGEDPIRVFNVGALGVENIMKMNLLNKSELEESIGFKLNKRYALVTFHPATLEKNKLELQLKEMLTALDSFKDIKIIFTKSNSDKDGRIINSLIDNYVEYNKERAIAFNSMGQLRYLSAMKYSSFVLGNSSSGIIEAPSFKIPTVNIGDRQKGRIQADSIINCDPNSKEITDAINKALNQSEEKLKLIINPYGQGNTSEKIVNRIKEINLDKISLKKSFYDL; encoded by the coding sequence ATGAAGAAAAATATATGTATTATTACAGGCTCGAGAGCGGAGTATGGATTATTAAAACCTATAATTGCTTTAGTTGATGAAGATAAAGAACTAGAGCTAAGGCTTGTAGTAACTGGGATGCATTTATCTTATGAGTTTGGATTGACATATAAGGAAATTGAAAAAGATGGATTTATAATCGATGAAAAAATTGAAAGTGTAGTGAGCTCAGATACTTCTTCTGGAGTTTCAAAATCAATGGGATTAACAATGATTGGTTTTGCAGATTATTTTGCCAGAAAAAAAACTGATTTAGTTATAGTACTAGGAGATAGATATGAGATATTGGCTGCAACATGTTCCGCTTTAATTGCAAATATTCCTGTAGCCCATATTCATGGTGGAGAGACTACTGAGGGTTCGCTTGATGAAGCATTTAGACATTCTATAACAAAGATGAGTTATTTACATTTTGTAAGTAATGAAGAATACAGAAAACGTGTTATACAATTAGGAGAGGATCCAATTAGAGTGTTTAATGTTGGTGCGCTAGGTGTTGAAAATATAATGAAAATGAACTTGCTGAATAAAAGTGAACTTGAAGAATCCATAGGATTCAAGTTAAACAAGCGATATGCTCTTGTTACTTTTCATCCAGCTACACTAGAAAAAAATAAATTAGAATTGCAACTAAAAGAAATGTTAACAGCATTGGATTCTTTTAAAGATATTAAAATTATTTTTACTAAAAGTAATTCAGATAAAGATGGAAGAATTATAAATTCTTTAATAGATAATTATGTAGAATATAATAAAGAGAGAGCTATTGCATTTAATTCAATGGGTCAGTTAAGATATCTTAGTGCCATGAAGTACTCAAGTTTTGTATTAGGTAATTCGTCTAGTGGCATAATAGAGGCGCCTTCATTTAAAATACCAACAGTAAATATAGGTGATAGACAAAAAGGCAGAATTCAGGCAGATAGTATAATTAATTGCGACCCTAATTCAAAGGAAATAACTGATGCAATTAATAAAGCTTTAAATCAATCTGAGGAAAAGTTAAAATTAATAATAAATCCATACGGACAAGGTAATACGTCAGAGAAGATAGTAAATAGGATAAAAGAAATAAACTTAGACAAAATTTCATTGAAAAAAAGTTTTTATGATTTATAA
- a CDS encoding LegC family aminotransferase encodes MGKFIPLSVPNLKGKELEYVTKAVEDEWVSTGGEFINKFENNMAEYLNVEKAVACQSGTAALHLALILSGVNHGDEVIVPTLTFIAAVNPVRYIGAHPIFMDCDDTLTMDPNKLEEFCKEKCYVRNGNLINKETGRAVKALVVVHVFGNLTDMEKIMKIAEDYNLKVIEDSTEALGTYYTEGCFKGKFAGTIGDFGAYSFNGNKIITTGGGGMLVAKNAKDADRAKHLSTQAKSDGLYYIHDEIGFNYRMTNLQAAMGVAQLERLEEFIQIKKENYELYKTEIEAIPGLSIMDFRSGIRPNYWFYSLLIDSKVYPLNRDQLLKYLGDNGIQTRPIWGLISDQKPYSESQTYKLELSKYYIEHILNIPCSSSLTREDVITVIEFLKQVK; translated from the coding sequence ATGGGTAAATTTATTCCACTTTCAGTGCCAAATTTGAAAGGTAAAGAACTTGAATATGTAACAAAAGCTGTAGAAGATGAATGGGTTTCTACAGGGGGAGAGTTTATTAATAAATTTGAGAATAATATGGCTGAATATCTTAATGTTGAAAAAGCAGTTGCTTGTCAAAGTGGAACTGCAGCTCTGCATCTAGCATTAATATTATCAGGTGTAAATCATGGTGACGAAGTAATAGTACCAACTCTAACTTTCATAGCTGCAGTAAATCCTGTAAGATATATTGGTGCACATCCTATCTTTATGGATTGCGATGATACTCTTACAATGGATCCTAATAAGTTAGAAGAATTTTGCAAAGAAAAGTGCTATGTAAGAAATGGAAATTTAATAAATAAAGAAACTGGAAGAGCTGTGAAAGCTTTAGTAGTAGTACATGTTTTCGGTAACTTAACTGACATGGAAAAGATAATGAAAATTGCTGAAGATTACAATCTAAAGGTTATAGAAGATTCTACAGAAGCGTTAGGAACATACTATACTGAAGGTTGTTTTAAAGGTAAGTTTGCTGGAACAATTGGAGATTTTGGTGCTTACTCATTTAATGGCAATAAGATAATAACTACTGGAGGCGGAGGTATGCTCGTAGCCAAAAATGCAAAAGATGCGGATAGAGCAAAGCACCTCTCAACTCAAGCTAAAAGTGATGGATTATATTATATACATGATGAAATAGGGTTTAATTACAGAATGACAAATCTTCAAGCTGCGATGGGAGTAGCTCAGCTTGAAAGACTAGAAGAATTTATACAAATAAAGAAGGAAAATTATGAATTGTATAAAACTGAAATAGAAGCTATACCAGGATTAAGCATTATGGATTTTAGATCAGGTATAAGGCCAAACTATTGGTTCTATTCTTTATTAATTGATTCTAAGGTATACCCATTAAATAGAGATCAACTACTAAAATATCTTGGAGACAATGGAATACAGACTAGGCCTATATGGGGGCTAATAAGTGATCAAAAACCATACTCTGAATCTCAAACTTATAAATTAGAACTTAGTAAATATTATATAGAACACATTTTAAATATACCTTGTAGTAGTAGCTTAACAAGAGAAGATGTTATTACTGTTATAGAATTTCTAAAACAAGTAAAATAA
- the neuB gene encoding N-acetylneuraminate synthase: MITDKVFIIAEAGVNHNGDINLAKQMIDVASTAGVDAIKFQTFKADKLVTRYASKAMYQLESTDTSESQYEMLKKLELDYNMHLELIKYCEERKVKFLSSPFDLESIELLDSLGIDIFKIPSGEIENTPYLKRIARLNKEVILSTGMCNLADIEFALDILKNNGAQKVSVLHCNTEYPTPMEDVNLRAMLTIRDAFKVEVGYSDHTNGLEVPIAAVAMGAKIIEKHFTLDKNMIGPDHKASLDPDELMELVRCIRNIEKALGSGVKRPSKSEDKNKRIARKSIVAKREIKAGELFSENNMSIKRPGSGISPKFWDELINKKSTRDYEKDEMIEI, encoded by the coding sequence ATGATTACTGATAAAGTTTTTATTATTGCAGAAGCGGGTGTAAACCATAATGGAGATATAAATTTAGCAAAACAGATGATTGATGTTGCAAGTACCGCGGGGGTAGATGCTATTAAGTTTCAAACTTTCAAAGCTGATAAACTTGTGACAAGGTATGCAAGCAAAGCGATGTATCAGTTGGAGAGTACCGATACTAGCGAAAGTCAATATGAAATGTTAAAAAAATTAGAATTAGATTATAATATGCATTTAGAGTTGATTAAATACTGCGAAGAAAGAAAAGTTAAATTTTTATCATCCCCTTTTGATTTGGAAAGTATAGAATTACTTGATTCACTTGGAATAGACATATTTAAGATACCTTCTGGAGAAATTGAAAATACACCCTATTTAAAGAGGATAGCAAGATTAAATAAAGAGGTTATATTATCTACAGGGATGTGCAATTTAGCAGATATTGAATTTGCTTTAGATATATTGAAAAATAATGGAGCACAGAAGGTTTCTGTTCTTCATTGTAATACTGAATATCCTACTCCAATGGAAGACGTAAATCTAAGAGCTATGCTTACTATAAGAGATGCTTTTAAAGTAGAAGTAGGATACTCAGACCATACTAATGGTTTAGAGGTTCCAATAGCGGCAGTTGCAATGGGAGCAAAAATAATTGAAAAGCATTTTACATTGGATAAAAATATGATAGGGCCAGATCATAAGGCAAGCTTAGACCCAGATGAATTAATGGAGCTGGTTAGGTGCATAAGAAATATTGAGAAGGCTCTTGGAAGTGGTGTGAAAAGACCTTCAAAATCTGAGGATAAAAATAAGCGTATTGCGAGAAAAAGCATAGTAGCTAAGAGAGAAATAAAAGCTGGTGAATTATTTAGCGAAAATAATATGTCAATAAAAAGACCTGGTTCCGGAATTTCACCAAAATTTTGGGATGAACTTATAAATAAAAAATCAACTAGAGATTATGAAAAAGATGAGATGATAGAGATATGA
- a CDS encoding motility associated factor glycosyltransferase family protein, protein MKIEESFDNKEIIKLEIANRSIYLGSKYNMTREIEKFKDVFNEINKHYQVIIFGAAGGSWIREMKEQFKEREIVFVEPLDELKEKLIENISEINNIKVISLESDTFQSDLKKVITKRFVQFVVFSNYDLIFPKEGYDLKNSIKDDITDKTINENTRVVFSKDWFENYLKNLPVIAQSERLNKYRAAFSKKPAIIVSAGPSLEKNIQLLKGNEDKFVIITGIRTLSTLRNEGIKADFACVIDGSEAMYNVAKESLNEETHLFFSESSNYKIINEYKGEKVYFTSPNYINLNIKLGNFSTDLVYQGGSVAHSCLAIAEYFDCDPIVFIGQDLAYTNNQIHSKNATIKGEKLETDNFDFYVKDIYGNDVPTTYSLDSFRKGFEEFIKGYYERTYINATEGGANINGTLIKTLKEVIDENNNVIDKSCIYRYDRPNLDKETMLNELKDNLKELIKIKKFAKEAIIENDNLVGNFKANNKKFKKALERLDYIDNIYKQKKDQFLLINSLFAPVIKAIDIQFYDEKVGNYESELEHVTFIAEKGKTLYENVNECIDFALPYINDAIKSLEDIISE, encoded by the coding sequence ATGAAAATTGAAGAAAGCTTTGATAATAAAGAAATTATAAAATTAGAGATTGCAAACAGAAGTATTTACTTGGGAAGTAAATACAATATGACTAGAGAAATAGAAAAATTTAAAGATGTATTCAATGAGATAAATAAACATTATCAGGTAATTATATTTGGTGCAGCTGGAGGAAGTTGGATTAGAGAGATGAAAGAACAATTTAAAGAACGTGAAATTGTTTTTGTAGAACCTCTTGATGAGTTGAAAGAAAAATTAATTGAAAATATTTCTGAAATTAACAATATAAAAGTAATTTCTTTAGAAAGTGATACTTTTCAATCTGATTTAAAGAAGGTTATCACTAAGAGATTTGTTCAATTTGTAGTGTTCTCAAATTATGATTTGATTTTTCCAAAAGAAGGATATGACTTGAAGAATAGTATCAAGGATGATATTACTGATAAAACTATAAATGAAAATACAAGAGTAGTCTTTTCAAAAGATTGGTTTGAAAATTATTTGAAGAATCTACCGGTTATAGCTCAAAGTGAAAGATTGAATAAATATAGGGCAGCCTTTAGTAAGAAGCCAGCAATAATAGTTTCAGCTGGCCCTTCCCTTGAAAAAAATATACAACTTCTAAAAGGAAATGAAGATAAGTTTGTTATTATCACTGGAATTAGAACATTGAGTACATTAAGAAATGAAGGGATAAAAGCAGACTTTGCATGTGTTATTGATGGATCAGAAGCAATGTATAACGTGGCTAAAGAATCTTTAAATGAAGAAACACATTTGTTTTTCTCTGAATCATCAAATTATAAAATAATTAATGAATATAAGGGAGAAAAGGTATATTTTACATCACCAAACTATATTAACTTAAATATCAAGTTAGGAAATTTTAGTACTGATTTGGTTTATCAAGGAGGATCAGTAGCGCATTCTTGTTTAGCTATTGCTGAATATTTTGATTGTGATCCTATAGTTTTTATAGGACAGGATTTAGCATATACAAACAATCAAATACATTCCAAGAATGCTACTATTAAGGGAGAAAAACTAGAAACGGATAATTTCGACTTTTATGTTAAAGATATATATGGCAATGATGTTCCAACTACCTATTCATTAGATTCCTTTAGAAAAGGTTTTGAAGAATTTATTAAAGGCTATTATGAAAGGACTTATATAAATGCGACTGAAGGTGGGGCTAATATAAATGGTACCTTGATAAAAACATTAAAAGAAGTTATAGATGAGAATAATAATGTAATAGATAAAAGTTGCATATATAGATATGATAGACCAAATCTTGATAAGGAAACAATGCTGAATGAATTAAAGGATAATTTGAAAGAATTGATAAAGATTAAGAAATTTGCTAAGGAAGCTATAATTGAAAATGACAATTTAGTTGGTAATTTTAAAGCAAATAATAAGAAATTCAAAAAAGCACTTGAAAGACTAGATTATATTGATAATATTTACAAACAAAAGAAGGATCAATTTCTTTTAATAAATTCCTTATTTGCACCAGTTATTAAAGCGATTGATATACAATTTTACGATGAAAAGGTTGGAAATTATGAAAGCGAATTAGAACATGTAACCTTCATCGCTGAAAAAGGTAAAACTCTTTATGAAAATGTAAATGAATGTATTGATTTCGCATTACCATACATAAATGATGCAATAAAGTCATTGGAGGATATTATAAGTGAATAA
- a CDS encoding NAD-dependent 4,6-dehydratase LegB, which produces MTKKVLVTGADGFIGSHLTEMLLESGNEVRAFTYYNSFNSWGWLDTLDKNKLSEIDVFAGDIRDPNGVRNAMKDIDEVYHLAALIAIPFSYHSPDSYVDTNIKGTLNVLQASRDLGVKRVLITSTSEVYGTARYVPIDENHPFQGQSPYSATKIGADRLAESFYRSFNTPVTIVRPFNTYGPRQSARAIIPTIITQLLSGKEQINLGSLTPTRDFNYVKDTAKGFIEIAKSDKTIGEEINIATQREISIGDLAQELINQINPNAKIVCDQERIRPAKSEVERLLGSNKKIMELTNWKPDYTFEQGLAETIEWIKKNLDRYKVDIYNV; this is translated from the coding sequence ATGACTAAAAAAGTTTTAGTAACAGGAGCTGATGGATTTATAGGAAGCCATCTCACAGAAATGCTATTAGAATCAGGTAATGAGGTTAGAGCTTTTACATATTATAACTCATTTAACTCTTGGGGTTGGTTAGATACGTTAGATAAAAATAAACTAAGTGAAATAGATGTGTTTGCAGGGGATATAAGGGATCCTAATGGAGTTAGGAATGCTATGAAAGATATAGATGAGGTCTATCACTTAGCAGCATTGATTGCAATTCCATTCAGTTATCATTCACCAGATTCATATGTAGATACTAATATAAAAGGAACACTTAACGTGTTACAAGCATCTAGAGATTTAGGAGTTAAAAGAGTACTTATAACTTCAACTTCAGAAGTTTATGGAACAGCAAGATATGTACCGATAGATGAAAATCATCCTTTCCAAGGACAATCTCCATATTCTGCTACTAAAATAGGTGCAGATAGATTAGCAGAATCATTTTATAGAAGCTTTAATACACCGGTAACAATAGTAAGACCATTTAATACATACGGACCTAGACAATCTGCTAGGGCAATAATCCCTACAATAATAACTCAGCTACTTTCTGGAAAAGAACAAATTAATTTAGGTTCTTTAACTCCAACAAGAGATTTTAACTATGTAAAAGATACAGCAAAAGGTTTTATAGAAATAGCCAAGTCTGATAAAACTATTGGAGAAGAAATAAACATAGCTACACAAAGAGAGATTTCAATAGGAGATTTAGCACAAGAGCTTATAAACCAGATAAATCCTAATGCTAAGATAGTTTGCGACCAAGAAAGAATAAGACCAGCAAAAAGTGAAGTAGAAAGACTACTTGGATCTAATAAAAAGATAATGGAATTAACAAACTGGAAGCCGGATTATACATTTGAGCAGGGATTGGCAGAAACCATTGAATGGATTAAGAAGAACTTAGATAGATATAAAGTAGACATCTATAACGTATAG
- a CDS encoding acetyltransferase, which translates to MEDLLLIGGGGHCKGVLDTITSSDNFNVVGIIDIKEKVGSYVDEIKVIGTDDDLEKIFENGIKNAFITIGNVNVSSVRRNIFMKLKKIGFKFPQIIDSSAVISTNCIIGEGTYVGKRVVVNSHAIIGVNCIINSGSIIEHDCIIGDFTHIAPGAVLSGGVNVGNNSLLGTNSTVIQGINIGENTLIGAGSVVIKNINDNCIAYGNPCKEIKR; encoded by the coding sequence ATGGAAGATCTACTGTTAATTGGAGGAGGGGGGCATTGTAAAGGGGTTCTCGATACAATCACTTCTTCTGATAATTTCAATGTAGTTGGCATAATAGATATCAAGGAAAAGGTTGGTTCTTATGTAGATGAAATTAAAGTTATAGGAACAGATGATGATTTAGAAAAAATTTTTGAAAATGGAATAAAAAATGCATTTATAACAATTGGGAATGTGAATGTAAGTTCTGTAAGACGAAATATATTTATGAAGCTAAAAAAAATAGGGTTTAAATTTCCCCAAATAATTGATTCATCTGCAGTTATTTCGACCAATTGCATAATTGGAGAAGGAACATACGTAGGGAAAAGAGTTGTTGTAAATTCACATGCAATTATTGGGGTAAACTGCATAATCAATTCAGGATCAATTATTGAGCATGATTGTATAATAGGAGATTTCACTCATATAGCTCCAGGAGCAGTCTTAAGTGGCGGCGTGAACGTTGGAAATAACTCTTTATTAGGAACTAACTCTACTGTAATTCAAGGAATTAACATTGGAGAAAATACATTGATAGGAGCTGGGAGCGTGGTGATTAAAAATATAAATGATAATTGCATTGCTTACGGCAATCCTTGTAAGGAGATAAAAAGATGA
- a CDS encoding flagellin N-terminal helical domain-containing protein, with amino-acid sequence MIINHNINAMNAQRNMAINTGAAGKSMEKLSSGLRINRAGDDAAGLAISEKMRGQIRGLDQASRNAQDGISLIQTAEGALNETHSILQRMRELSVQASNDTNVSADRSQIQLEVSQLKNEINRISSQTEFNTKKLINGKASNVVFQVGANKNQTITLAIKTMDAAALGVNNINVTKSAASITPQIDTIQTAIDKVSSERAKLGSYQNRLEHTIANLDTSSENLQSAESRVRDVNMAKEMMNYSKNNILQQAAQAMLAQANQQPQGVLQLLR; translated from the coding sequence ATGATAATCAATCATAATATTAATGCAATGAATGCACAAAGAAACATGGCAATAAACACAGGTGCTGCTGGAAAATCAATGGAAAAACTAAGCTCAGGTTTAAGAATAAACAGAGCTGGAGATGACGCAGCAGGATTAGCAATATCAGAAAAGATGAGAGGCCAAATCAGAGGACTTGATCAAGCATCAAGAAATGCTCAAGACGGTATTTCATTAATTCAAACTGCAGAAGGTGCATTAAATGAAACTCACAGCATTCTTCAAAGAATGAGAGAATTAAGTGTACAAGCTAGTAACGATACAAACGTATCAGCAGACAGAAGCCAAATACAATTAGAAGTATCTCAATTAAAGAATGAAATAAACAGAATATCAAGCCAAACAGAATTCAATACTAAGAAGTTAATCAATGGAAAGGCTTCAAATGTAGTATTCCAAGTAGGAGCAAACAAAAACCAAACAATAACATTAGCTATAAAGACAATGGATGCTGCGGCATTAGGAGTTAATAATATCAATGTTACTAAGAGTGCAGCTTCTATAACACCACAAATAGACACAATACAAACAGCAATTGATAAAGTATCAAGTGAAAGAGCTAAGTTAGGATCATACCAAAACAGATTAGAACACACAATAGCTAACTTAGATACATCATCAGAAAACTTACAATCAGCAGAAAGCAGAGTAAGAGACGTTAATATGGCTAAGGAAATGATGAACTACTCAAAGAACAACATACTTCAACAAGCTGCTCAAGCAATGCTTGCACAAGCTAACCAACAACCACAAGGAGTTCTTCAACTTCTAAGATAG
- a CDS encoding acylneuraminate cytidylyltransferase family protein — translation MKYKHLAIIPARSGSKGIKDKNVKELNGKPMIAYTIEAAIKANIYDYIYVSTDSEVYADISKKYGAKVPFVRPDFISKDSSTTNDVIEYTINKFKEMGYEFENFSILQPTSPLRSYKHIVEANEMFVSKKANSVIGICEAEHSPLWCNTVNEDLSMENFIVIENNKNRQTLKKYYRINGAIYISNTECFLKYKNFYGSKSFAYIMDKQSSVDIDDMFDFKFAEYLLTQRTIN, via the coding sequence ATGAAGTATAAGCACTTAGCCATTATTCCTGCTAGAAGTGGTTCAAAAGGTATAAAGGATAAAAATGTTAAAGAGTTAAACGGTAAGCCTATGATTGCTTATACAATCGAAGCGGCTATAAAAGCTAATATTTATGATTACATTTATGTTTCTACCGATAGTGAAGTATATGCAGATATTTCGAAAAAATATGGAGCTAAGGTTCCGTTTGTTAGACCTGATTTTATTTCAAAGGATAGTTCTACTACAAATGATGTTATAGAGTATACAATAAATAAGTTTAAAGAAATGGGATATGAGTTTGAAAATTTCAGTATACTTCAACCAACTTCACCATTAAGAAGTTATAAACACATAGTTGAAGCAAACGAAATGTTTGTAAGTAAAAAGGCTAATAGTGTTATTGGGATATGTGAGGCTGAGCATTCGCCGTTATGGTGTAATACGGTTAACGAAGATTTATCTATGGAAAATTTTATTGTTATAGAAAATAATAAAAATAGACAGACACTAAAAAAGTATTACAGAATAAATGGAGCTATATATATATCTAATACGGAGTGCTTCTTAAAATATAAAAATTTCTACGGAAGTAAGAGTTTTGCTTATATTATGGATAAGCAATCATCAGTTGATATAGATGATATGTTTGATTTTAAATTTGCAGAGTATCTATTAACTCAAAGAACAATAAATTAG